The genomic region TAATTCTACATATTTAGCAGCATTTAAACCTAAAGTAATTGCTTCTCTTACTTTTGCATTGCTTAAACCTTCTACTGCTGTATTGAATTCTAAATACCAAGCAGAACCATCATTATAATTATAAGTAGTTACACCTTGTTCTGCTAATGATTGATATTGTTCTCCTGAAATACCAGTCATATCTAGTGTTCCAGCATTAAATTCATTTAACCAAGTATTTGAATCAGAAATCATTTTGAATGTAATGGAATCTAATTGAATATTATCAACATTAAAATAAGTTTCATTTTTTTCTAATACAATTGAATCTTCATGGTTCCAAGCAGTCATCACAAATGGACCATTTCCTACAAAGTTTTCTACTTCTGTAGCATAGCTATCTAATGAACCCGCAGCTTCAACAGCTACTTGATTAACAGGATAGAAATTCATAAACGCTAATAAGCTCTCAAAATAAGTATAAGGAGCTGTAATTGTTAATTCTAACGTATAATCATCTACTGCTTTGATTCCAGTTGCTTGCCAAGCATCCGTAACTTGTGCATCTGTTGCTTTTTCAACACCTGCATCTACGTCTTCTTCACTATATCCTTGACCAGTTACTGTAAAGAACTCAGTAGCACCTTCAAAAATTGGTGCCCAAGTCATAGCATAAGAAGCTCCACTTCTTGCATCAAATAATAAACTTAAAGCATATGTGAAGTCATGAGCAGTCACAGCTTCTCCATTTGTCCAAGTCATTCCTTCTCTAATATTAAAAGTATAAACTAAACCATCTTCACTAACTGTCCATGATTCTGCACAACCTGCTTCTGCTTCATCATTTTCATCTAAACCTACTAATCCTAACATAGTATGTCTTAATACATTCCCATCTACTGATCCAGTAGCTAATACTGAATTTAATTTTGATGGTTCACTAGATAAGTTAACTACTATGTCGCTACCATCTCTTTGTGATGATGCACTTGTACATCCTGTCAAACTAGACAATAATAACGCAAAACATGCTAACGTGGTTAAAAATTTCTTCATATTTTTCTCTCCTTCTATGAATTATTTCAGCCAACGAGGGCTATGCCTAAGAGTATAGCAAAAATAATCCAGTATTACTAGGAAAAACCACTATAAAACGACATATGTATATTTTTTTGCACATTTTTATGCTATTTTGTGCATATAAAAAACCCTCATTATATAAGGGTTTTTTATTGATTGTCTACACATTAATATAAATTGTATGTTTTTTTATACAATTTTATCCAATTTACTAATATGACGATTTATTTTAGGATTAAACTAAATTTAGCGTGATTTACACTT from Tannockella kyphosi harbors:
- a CDS encoding peptide ABC transporter substrate-binding protein, with amino-acid sequence MKKFLTTLACFALLLSSLTGCTSASSQRDGSDIVVNLSSEPSKLNSVLATGSVDGNVLRHTMLGLVGLDENDEAEAGCAESWTVSEDGLVYTFNIREGMTWTNGEAVTAHDFTYALSLLFDARSGASYAMTWAPIFEGATEFFTVTGQGYSEEDVDAGVEKATDAQVTDAWQATGIKAVDDYTLELTITAPYTYFESLLAFMNFYPVNQVAVEAAGSLDSYATEVENFVGNGPFVMTAWNHEDSIVLEKNETYFNVDNIQLDSITFKMISDSNTWLNEFNAGTLDMTGISGEQYQSLAEQGVTTYNYNDGSAWYLEFNTAVEGLSNAKVREAITLGLNAAKYVELTEKNASVVATSFTPPAILNGEFQEEVGVLMDRPEDDYSELKALLEEGLAEEGLTLDTFSFTLMADEGDTTKIRCEYIQEALNSNLGLTVNVEQITYQTRLSRMTAKDYDVVLAGWGPDYNDPMTFMDLWVTGGGNNHTNWSNERYDELISLAYVEGDADTRTAYLIEAEEILATEYPIGMTHWRARDYLLADDLKGVVRTAFQDMDFTGAYIEAE